In the Kineococcus mangrovi genome, one interval contains:
- a CDS encoding DegT/DnrJ/EryC1/StrS family aminotransferase codes for MTPPPVPFLDLERSQRDLYEEFDAAWRSITRSARYVGGPVVEAFEGAWAAEHGLDHAVGVANGTDALELVLRGLGIGPGDEVVVPANTFIATAEAVLAVGALPHFVDVDPDTLLVTASTVASGITDRTAAVIVVHLYGQAADMTAITALASRRGIAVVEDCAQAQGAQWDGRAVGTFGVAGCTSFYPGKNLGAFGDGGAVVTRDAALARAVRSFGDHGRSEIFKYEHPVVGRNSRLDALQAAVLLVKLPHLQAWNTHRRNAADQYSQRLGEEPGITLTRQAPASTSVHHLQVVRVDDRDRAQADLAAEGIGTAVHYPFPCHQQKGYAVMPRAGVLETEATSPRLLSLPMFPGIDREEVDRVCDVLIASVRGSSA; via the coding sequence GTGACCCCGCCTCCCGTCCCCTTCCTGGACCTGGAGAGGAGTCAGCGAGACCTCTACGAGGAGTTCGACGCCGCGTGGCGATCCATCACCCGCAGCGCCAGGTACGTCGGCGGGCCCGTGGTGGAAGCTTTCGAGGGGGCCTGGGCCGCCGAGCACGGACTCGACCACGCGGTGGGTGTGGCCAACGGGACCGACGCCCTCGAACTCGTGCTCCGCGGTCTCGGCATCGGCCCTGGTGACGAAGTGGTGGTCCCCGCCAACACCTTCATCGCCACGGCGGAGGCGGTGCTGGCGGTAGGCGCCCTCCCCCACTTCGTGGACGTCGACCCCGACACTCTGCTCGTGACGGCGTCCACGGTGGCGAGCGGCATCACCGATCGGACGGCCGCCGTCATCGTGGTCCACCTCTACGGCCAGGCCGCCGACATGACGGCCATCACGGCGCTGGCGAGTCGTCGAGGCATCGCCGTCGTCGAGGACTGCGCCCAGGCACAGGGGGCCCAGTGGGACGGCCGGGCCGTGGGAACGTTCGGAGTCGCCGGTTGCACGAGCTTCTACCCCGGCAAGAACCTGGGTGCTTTCGGTGATGGTGGGGCTGTCGTGACGCGTGATGCAGCGCTCGCTCGTGCGGTTCGCAGTTTCGGGGACCATGGGCGGTCGGAGATCTTCAAGTACGAACACCCCGTCGTCGGCAGGAACAGTCGCCTGGACGCTCTCCAGGCCGCCGTCCTCCTCGTCAAGCTCCCTCACCTGCAGGCGTGGAACACCCACCGCCGGAACGCTGCGGACCAGTACTCGCAGCGACTCGGCGAAGAACCCGGCATCACCCTCACTCGACAAGCACCGGCGAGCACGTCGGTGCACCACCTGCAGGTGGTCAGGGTCGACGACCGGGACCGGGCGCAGGCTGACCTGGCCGCCGAGGGCATCGGTACGGCCGTGCACTACCCGTTCCCCTGCCACCAGCAGAAGGGTTACGCCGTCATGCCGCGGGCCGGTGTCCTCGAGACCGAGGCAACGAGCCCCCGACTGCTCAGTCTGCCGATGTTCCCCGGCATCGACCGGGAAGAGGTCGACCGGGTCTGCGACGTCCTGATCGCCTCGGTCCGCGGCAGCTCTGCCTGA
- a CDS encoding Uma2 family endonuclease — protein MTVSIGTSLPLHLEDLPQDEGGPRIELVDGGLLVTPLAGPGHQYVVGELHNALRAVAPAGWTVLPGANVVRRGAQDRLLIPDVLVVETAVLSEDSPYVDPSDVLLAVEVESPSTKSTDRLLKRELYGQWRIPSYWIVDTQACTVTRLRLGEERRYEVGDPDGSWLSSVDVGGVWAR, from the coding sequence CGGTGTCGATCGGCACGTCGCTGCCCTTGCACCTGGAGGACCTGCCGCAGGACGAGGGTGGTCCCCGCATCGAGCTCGTGGACGGAGGTCTGCTCGTGACTCCGCTGGCCGGACCCGGCCACCAGTACGTCGTGGGTGAGCTGCACAACGCCCTTCGAGCTGTCGCTCCCGCGGGGTGGACCGTCCTCCCGGGGGCCAACGTCGTCCGCCGTGGTGCTCAGGACCGGCTGCTCATCCCCGACGTGCTCGTCGTCGAGACCGCGGTGCTGTCCGAGGACAGCCCCTACGTCGACCCGTCGGACGTCCTCCTGGCGGTCGAGGTCGAGTCCCCCTCGACGAAGTCCACCGACCGCCTGCTCAAGCGGGAGCTCTACGGTCAGTGGCGCATCCCGAGCTACTGGATCGTCGACACGCAGGCGTGCACCGTGACCCGGCTGCGGCTCGGTGAAGAGCGACGCTACGAGGTCGGTGACCCCGACGGGAGCTGGTTGTCGAGCGTCGACGTCGGCGGGGTCTGGGCGCGCTGA
- a CDS encoding flagellin N-terminal helical domain-containing protein: MGLRVNNNIAALNSYRNLQATDKQLNGSLEKLSSGLRINKAADDAAGLVISEGLRSQIGGLTVAARNAQDGVNVAQTADGALSTSTTILQRMRDLAVQSSNDTNDTASRTAIQKEITSLSAELDRISDKSSFNGVNLLDGTFAGKIFQVGAYNGDTITFDVKSGAAAASAVAAATETFVSTGAFDDAAVSAVSSVTVNGTTVSFATGGTAAAAVSLINANATISANWTASISGSSLVLTSKVAGNVTDAAVSLGGAAFGGTTTDGAKAAAAIKADSFGSGGLGLASIDLSTQSGAAAAIATIDSALKTVSASRASIGALQNRFEHVINSVNVAVENLTASESAIRDTDMAKEMTKFTRSQILSQAGTSMLAQANSASQNVLTLLRG, from the coding sequence ATGGGTCTTCGCGTCAACAACAACATCGCGGCTCTGAACAGCTACCGGAACCTGCAGGCGACGGACAAGCAGCTCAACGGCTCCCTCGAGAAGCTGTCCTCCGGGCTGCGCATCAACAAGGCTGCCGACGACGCGGCCGGCCTGGTGATCTCCGAGGGTCTGCGCTCGCAGATCGGTGGCCTCACCGTCGCGGCCCGCAACGCCCAGGACGGCGTCAACGTCGCCCAGACCGCGGACGGTGCGCTGAGCACCTCCACCACCATCCTGCAGCGCATGCGCGACCTGGCCGTGCAGTCGTCCAACGACACCAACGACACCGCGTCCCGCACGGCCATCCAGAAGGAGATCACCTCCCTCTCGGCCGAGCTCGACCGCATCTCCGACAAGTCCTCCTTCAACGGTGTGAACCTGCTCGACGGCACCTTCGCGGGCAAGATCTTCCAGGTCGGTGCGTACAACGGCGACACGATCACCTTCGACGTGAAGTCCGGTGCCGCCGCCGCCTCGGCCGTCGCCGCCGCGACCGAGACCTTCGTGTCCACCGGTGCCTTCGACGACGCGGCCGTCAGCGCCGTCAGCTCCGTCACGGTCAACGGCACCACGGTCTCGTTCGCCACCGGTGGCACCGCGGCGGCGGCGGTCTCGCTGATCAACGCGAACGCCACGATCTCCGCCAACTGGACCGCGTCGATCTCGGGCAGCTCGCTCGTCCTGACCTCCAAGGTCGCCGGCAACGTGACCGACGCCGCCGTCTCGCTCGGTGGTGCGGCCTTCGGCGGCACCACGACCGACGGTGCCAAGGCGGCGGCCGCGATCAAGGCCGACTCCTTCGGCTCCGGTGGCCTCGGGCTGGCCTCGATCGACCTGTCCACCCAGAGCGGTGCGGCCGCGGCGATCGCCACGATCGACAGCGCGCTCAAGACGGTCTCCGCCTCGCGCGCCTCGATCGGTGCTCTCCAGAACCGCTTCGAGCACGTCATCAACTCCGTCAACGTCGCGGTCGAGAACCTGACCGCGTCGGAGTCGGCCATCCGCGACACCGACATGGCCAAGGAGATGACGAAGTTCACCCGCAGCCAGATCCTGTCGCAGGCGGGTACGAGCATGCTCGCGCAGGCGAACTCCGCCTCGCAGAACGTCCTGACGCTGCTGCGCGGCTGA
- a CDS encoding methyltransferase domain-containing protein — protein MSAPAPDGPAVAGDEPRNLDDYVVQYGRLPFEPLQAAVRRRRVLQQVRSIAPRRLLEIGCGLDPLFTDLPDVQEIVVLEPAAAFASAARAAASGCRGVTVVEARAEDVAPADLGAPFDAVVLSSLLHEVPDPSALLLAVRRFCGRSTVVHVNVPNARSLHRLLAVAMGLVEDVYALSPVQRQMQQRGTYDLDGLRAELAAAGFVVARWGTVLVKPFPHAQMQELVDSGFLTPRLIDGLDSLAEALPEIGSELWVDAEVADV, from the coding sequence GTGAGCGCACCGGCGCCGGACGGCCCCGCGGTGGCGGGCGACGAGCCGCGGAACCTCGACGACTACGTGGTCCAGTACGGCCGCCTGCCCTTCGAGCCCCTCCAGGCGGCGGTTCGCCGTCGTCGTGTGCTGCAACAGGTCCGGAGCATCGCCCCGCGGCGACTCCTCGAGATCGGGTGCGGGCTCGACCCGTTGTTCACGGACCTGCCCGACGTGCAGGAGATCGTCGTCCTGGAACCCGCGGCGGCCTTCGCGTCGGCGGCGCGCGCTGCGGCCTCGGGATGCCGTGGGGTCACGGTCGTGGAGGCGCGCGCCGAGGACGTCGCCCCGGCTGATCTCGGCGCGCCGTTCGACGCGGTGGTGCTGAGCAGCCTGCTGCACGAGGTCCCCGACCCTTCGGCCCTCCTGCTCGCAGTCAGGAGGTTCTGCGGCCGATCCACCGTGGTGCACGTCAACGTCCCGAACGCCCGTTCCCTGCACCGCCTCCTCGCCGTCGCCATGGGACTCGTCGAGGACGTCTACGCGTTGTCGCCGGTCCAGCGGCAGATGCAGCAGCGTGGCACCTACGACCTCGACGGCCTCCGCGCGGAGCTGGCAGCAGCGGGGTTCGTGGTCGCGCGGTGGGGAACGGTGCTCGTCAAACCGTTCCCGCACGCCCAGATGCAGGAACTCGTCGACTCGGGGTTCCTGACGCCACGACTGATCGACGGCCTGGATTCGCTCGCGGAGGCGTTGCCCGAGATCGGTTCGGAGCTGTGGGTCGACGCCGAGGTCGCGGATGTCTGA
- a CDS encoding Gfo/Idh/MocA family protein codes for MISAATVVTRVTDSEQEEEMRIGVVGLGYWGSKHARVLSTVHEVDELVVHDANADRIEAVATAFPSVRRASSLDSLLEAVDGLVVATQPSSHSAIARAALERGVHVLVEKPLALDSLDARHLVTLAAATRTTLMVGHTFAYNPAVRALRDLIGRGELGDVLHMDSERLNLGLYQSDCDVLWDLAPHDISIVNSITGTSPSSVRCWGRGHIDRAVTDNAYLMLDYEESGTQAVVHVSWLSPHRVRRLTVVGSQRMAVFDDLANDERLRVFDKGVTPVDVPHTHDQPMTYRYGDIHVPYIPFQEPLLLEDQHFVECIRTGNAPLTGGGAGLDVVRTLEAASVSLEKGVEVRLDQIDLAEPSRRDHPALVLR; via the coding sequence GTGATCTCCGCTGCCACTGTGGTCACTCGAGTCACGGACTCGGAGCAGGAGGAAGAGATGCGCATCGGCGTCGTGGGACTCGGCTACTGGGGCTCGAAGCACGCCAGGGTCCTCAGCACCGTGCACGAGGTCGACGAGCTGGTCGTCCACGATGCGAACGCCGATCGCATCGAGGCCGTCGCCACGGCGTTCCCCAGCGTCCGGCGGGCCAGTTCGCTCGACTCCCTCCTGGAAGCCGTCGACGGTCTCGTGGTGGCCACGCAACCGTCGAGCCACTCGGCCATCGCTCGGGCCGCGCTCGAGCGCGGCGTCCACGTCCTCGTGGAGAAGCCCCTGGCGCTCGATTCGCTGGATGCGCGCCATCTCGTGACCCTCGCGGCAGCCACGAGGACGACCCTGATGGTGGGACACACCTTCGCGTACAACCCCGCTGTCCGCGCACTCCGCGATCTCATCGGGCGAGGTGAACTCGGGGACGTGCTGCACATGGACAGCGAGCGGCTCAACCTGGGTCTCTACCAGTCCGACTGCGACGTGCTGTGGGACCTCGCCCCGCACGACATCAGCATCGTCAACTCCATCACCGGTACTTCCCCCAGCTCCGTTCGGTGCTGGGGACGGGGCCACATCGACCGCGCGGTGACGGACAACGCTTACCTGATGCTCGACTACGAGGAGTCGGGCACCCAAGCCGTCGTCCACGTCAGTTGGTTGAGCCCGCACCGCGTCCGCCGGCTCACCGTCGTAGGGTCACAGCGCATGGCGGTCTTCGACGACCTCGCGAACGACGAACGGTTGCGCGTCTTCGACAAGGGCGTCACCCCGGTCGACGTGCCGCACACGCATGACCAGCCCATGACCTACCGGTACGGCGACATCCACGTCCCCTACATCCCGTTCCAAGAACCACTCCTCCTGGAGGACCAGCACTTCGTCGAGTGCATCCGCACCGGGAACGCCCCGCTGACCGGGGGCGGGGCAGGACTCGACGTGGTGCGCACCCTCGAAGCTGCATCCGTCTCGCTCGAGAAGGGCGTCGAGGTGCGCCTCGACCAGATCGACCTCGCCGAGCCCTCTCGCAGGGACCACCCGGCCCTGGTGCTGCGGTGA
- a CDS encoding class I SAM-dependent methyltransferase, producing MNTRVQELERIAAQYHLNDDVVDKFIEDLCQEYCCDWLATLVDPTHDVVELGYGEGVTVSRLGRLARRYTVVEGAPTLAQRVREEHPGLEVAEALFEDWAPAQPCDLLLALHVFEHVDDPVSLARHLRSWVAPGGEMVVIVPNRDSLHRRLGVAMGLQPTLDTLSPRDVLVGHQRVYDLPGLERDLAQAGFATVERRGFFAKALPNALMLDLGPEHIRGLNALAEELPASLCANIAVRVRPIG from the coding sequence GTGAACACCCGTGTCCAAGAGCTGGAGCGCATCGCCGCCCAGTACCACCTCAACGACGACGTCGTCGACAAGTTCATCGAGGACCTGTGTCAGGAGTACTGCTGCGACTGGCTGGCCACTCTCGTCGACCCGACCCACGACGTCGTCGAGCTGGGGTACGGGGAGGGAGTGACCGTCTCCCGCCTGGGGCGGCTGGCCCGGCGGTACACCGTCGTCGAGGGAGCCCCCACCCTGGCGCAACGCGTCCGGGAGGAGCACCCCGGGCTGGAGGTCGCCGAAGCGCTCTTCGAGGACTGGGCCCCGGCACAGCCCTGCGATCTGCTCCTCGCCCTGCACGTCTTCGAACACGTCGACGACCCCGTCTCCCTCGCCCGTCACCTGCGGTCGTGGGTCGCTCCCGGCGGCGAGATGGTCGTGATCGTCCCCAACCGCGACTCGCTGCACCGCCGTCTCGGGGTCGCCATGGGGCTCCAGCCCACTCTGGACACCCTCAGCCCCAGGGACGTCCTGGTCGGCCACCAGCGGGTGTACGACCTTCCCGGTCTGGAACGGGACCTGGCCCAGGCGGGGTTCGCGACGGTCGAGAGGCGCGGGTTCTTCGCCAAGGCCCTCCCCAACGCCCTCATGCTCGACCTGGGGCCGGAGCACATCCGGGGGCTGAACGCGCTGGCTGAGGAGTTGCCGGCGTCGCTGTGCGCGAACATCGCCGTCCGCGTACGACCGATCGGGTGA
- a CDS encoding glycosyltransferase family 2 protein, whose product MPEATTFVTASYIVKDEEELLGASLAAVAPFVDEIVVYDTGSRDRTVAIAREHGATVVEGFWDDDFGAARNRALEHCTGEWVLSVDADEVVHGDPRAWRRSLRLATTDSFALEVVSSSYADGGAEHRAMVARVLRRSHCRFEGMLHEVIVGRWGAVSQVQNSTIFLRHYGYTAVYMRERNKGARNLALAEAALEKARGGGRTVEPDLVINVARSATLAGDHAKALRTFATLDLDSLPDGSGLIAGPTVLVSALALSDLTTARRWIDRMEAWGESKHVCSAMRAQVSMAEGDWNRAEDLLRGLEDDVHRTSAQFRADAHTDQLITCVARQGRGAEAAELLLSHVTTGRSGISPVSALLLVEETADGAARLAAALPDALVKPFLAQLQTCLAEVTAGFFEALWTRTGHRPSLLAAVARQWPSMTVDEALRWSLRLREAGLEDLCPLRRIAAAAGQRDTTTRIVCAGVLHEIGETWITPALEAMLAVVPDDQVDNVVASLTRYAPALAASLVPA is encoded by the coding sequence ATGCCCGAAGCCACCACCTTCGTCACCGCGAGCTACATCGTGAAGGACGAGGAAGAGCTCCTCGGGGCATCCCTGGCCGCGGTGGCTCCGTTCGTCGACGAGATCGTGGTCTACGACACCGGGAGCCGGGACCGGACGGTGGCGATCGCCCGGGAGCACGGTGCCACGGTCGTCGAGGGGTTCTGGGACGACGACTTCGGCGCGGCCCGCAACCGCGCGCTCGAGCACTGCACCGGCGAGTGGGTCCTGAGCGTCGACGCCGACGAGGTCGTGCACGGCGACCCGCGCGCCTGGCGCCGGTCGCTGCGCCTGGCGACGACGGACAGCTTCGCGCTCGAGGTGGTGTCCAGCTCCTACGCGGACGGCGGGGCCGAGCACCGGGCGATGGTGGCCCGTGTGCTGCGGCGGTCGCACTGCCGCTTCGAGGGCATGCTGCACGAGGTCATCGTCGGCCGCTGGGGGGCGGTCAGCCAGGTCCAGAACTCGACGATCTTCCTGCGCCACTACGGCTACACCGCCGTCTACATGCGGGAGCGCAACAAGGGCGCACGCAACCTGGCCCTCGCCGAGGCAGCTCTGGAGAAGGCTCGCGGAGGAGGCAGGACGGTGGAACCGGACCTGGTCATCAACGTGGCGCGCTCGGCGACGCTCGCCGGTGACCACGCCAAGGCCCTGCGAACCTTCGCAACCCTCGACCTCGACTCCCTCCCGGACGGGTCGGGCTTGATCGCCGGGCCGACGGTCCTGGTCAGCGCCCTGGCCCTCAGCGACCTGACGACGGCGCGCCGGTGGATCGACCGCATGGAGGCGTGGGGGGAGAGCAAGCACGTGTGCTCGGCCATGCGCGCGCAGGTCAGCATGGCTGAGGGCGACTGGAACCGAGCCGAGGACCTGCTGCGCGGGCTGGAGGACGACGTGCACCGGACGTCGGCGCAGTTCCGGGCGGACGCCCACACCGATCAACTGATCACGTGCGTCGCTCGCCAGGGGCGCGGTGCGGAGGCAGCGGAGCTGTTGCTGTCGCACGTCACGACCGGCAGGTCCGGCATCTCCCCCGTCAGCGCTCTGCTGCTGGTCGAGGAGACGGCCGACGGGGCAGCCCGGCTGGCCGCCGCCCTGCCGGACGCCCTGGTCAAGCCGTTCCTGGCGCAGCTGCAGACGTGCCTCGCCGAGGTGACGGCCGGCTTCTTCGAGGCGCTGTGGACCAGGACCGGGCACCGGCCCTCCCTGCTCGCCGCCGTGGCCAGGCAGTGGCCGTCCATGACGGTGGACGAGGCGCTGAGGTGGTCCCTTCGTCTGCGGGAAGCGGGTCTGGAGGATCTCTGTCCCCTGCGTCGGATCGCGGCTGCCGCGGGTCAGCGGGACACCACGACCCGCATCGTCTGCGCCGGCGTCCTCCACGAGATCGGCGAGACCTGGATCACCCCGGCACTGGAGGCGATGCTCGCGGTGGTGCCGGACGACCAGGTGGACAACGTCGTCGCGAGCTTGACCCGGTACGCACCAGCTCTGGCAGCTTCCCTGGTGCCCGCCTGA
- a CDS encoding sigma-70 family RNA polymerase sigma factor — MTADVATATRELPMVELSAAERSALVEQHLPLVGYITSEFIGRLPSHVSRDDLTSAGLMALFQASRAYDPNTGVPFNRYANTRIRGAILDDLRGADWASRGVRSRQRRLSQTEDQLTTQLGRTPTSTELAAALGVSEKELAETRDEAQRSMVLSMQGFTAEGASLDDHLPTHTPGPEQELLHRERLGYLRSAVSVLPERLRHVVEGYFLHERPMAELAEELGVSESRISQMRAEALVLLRDGMNTHLSPEMVLKAAGSGAAVKRKEAYYAAVGTQSDFRSRLALSSFAQFSVPVARTA; from the coding sequence GTGACCGCAGACGTTGCCACCGCCACCCGGGAGCTCCCCATGGTCGAGCTCAGCGCAGCCGAGCGCAGTGCGCTCGTCGAGCAGCACCTGCCGCTCGTCGGCTACATCACCTCCGAGTTCATCGGCCGCCTGCCCTCGCACGTGAGCCGGGACGATCTCACCTCGGCCGGTCTCATGGCGCTGTTCCAGGCCTCGCGCGCCTACGACCCGAACACCGGCGTCCCCTTCAACCGGTACGCCAACACCCGCATCCGCGGCGCCATCCTCGACGACCTGCGCGGCGCGGACTGGGCCTCGCGCGGCGTCCGCAGCCGCCAGCGCAGGCTGTCGCAGACCGAGGACCAGCTGACCACCCAGCTGGGCCGCACCCCGACCTCCACCGAGCTCGCCGCCGCCCTCGGCGTCTCGGAGAAGGAGCTCGCCGAGACGCGCGACGAGGCGCAGCGCTCGATGGTGCTGTCGATGCAGGGCTTCACCGCCGAGGGTGCCTCCCTCGACGACCACCTGCCCACCCACACCCCGGGCCCGGAGCAGGAGCTGCTGCACCGCGAACGCCTGGGCTACCTGCGCTCGGCCGTCAGCGTCCTGCCCGAGCGGCTGCGGCACGTCGTGGAGGGCTACTTCCTGCACGAGCGCCCCATGGCCGAGCTGGCCGAGGAGCTGGGGGTCTCCGAGTCCCGGATCTCGCAGATGCGCGCCGAGGCGCTCGTGCTGCTGCGCGACGGCATGAACACCCACCTCTCGCCCGAGATGGTCCTCAAGGCCGCCGGCTCCGGCGCGGCCGTGAAGCGCAAGGAGGCGTACTACGCCGCCGTCGGGACGCAGAGCGACTTCCGCAGCCGGCTGGCGCTCAGCAGCTTCGCGCAGTTCTCGGTGCCGGTGGCGCGCACGGCCTGA
- a CDS encoding GNAT family N-acetyltransferase, translating to MSTSSATATSAATPARPQEGTPRDRWPEDLFYRGDYHDLHAADRPSLYCRWDAGGLDVGAIHFGEVGAGVWRSPARGTFAGLAWRADRPLHEASEFVRVVETRLRDRGARRLEVVLPPLGHDLQRVSDQVQVLSELGWGVARTEVDEIIPVDEVPLETRMERGNAKRLRKCRRDGFHAAVLEPDELPSVYSTLVASRVARGWRLSMDLPRMHDMQRLYPDRVVLFGVRAGDQLAASAFCLRLSERVLYVFAWGHLPVFHAWSPVVALAEAIHDHCRAAGVQHLDLGTCPSDQPGLVRFKRGLGASGSLKVTMAKDLT from the coding sequence GTGTCGACGTCCTCAGCCACTGCGACGTCCGCTGCGACCCCGGCCCGCCCGCAGGAGGGCACTCCCCGCGACCGGTGGCCGGAGGACCTCTTCTACCGCGGCGACTACCACGACCTCCACGCCGCAGACCGACCCTCGCTCTACTGCCGGTGGGACGCCGGCGGGCTCGACGTCGGTGCGATCCACTTCGGGGAGGTCGGTGCGGGGGTCTGGCGGAGCCCGGCGCGCGGCACCTTCGCAGGGCTCGCCTGGCGAGCGGACAGACCCCTGCACGAGGCCTCCGAGTTCGTCCGGGTCGTGGAGACGCGACTGCGGGACCGTGGGGCTCGTCGCCTCGAGGTCGTGCTCCCACCGCTGGGGCACGACCTGCAACGTGTCAGCGACCAGGTGCAGGTCCTGTCGGAGCTCGGCTGGGGGGTCGCTCGCACCGAGGTGGACGAGATCATCCCTGTTGACGAGGTGCCGCTCGAGACGAGGATGGAACGGGGGAACGCCAAACGCTTGAGGAAGTGCCGGCGCGACGGCTTCCACGCCGCGGTCCTCGAGCCCGACGAGCTCCCGTCCGTCTACTCCACCCTGGTGGCCAGTCGTGTCGCGCGCGGGTGGCGGTTGTCCATGGACCTGCCTCGGATGCACGACATGCAACGCCTCTACCCGGACCGGGTGGTCCTCTTCGGTGTGCGCGCCGGCGACCAGCTCGCGGCCAGCGCCTTCTGCCTGCGTCTCAGCGAACGGGTCCTGTACGTCTTCGCCTGGGGGCACCTTCCGGTGTTCCACGCGTGGAGCCCCGTGGTCGCTCTCGCCGAGGCGATCCACGACCACTGTCGGGCAGCAGGGGTGCAGCACCTGGACCTCGGAACCTGCCCGTCGGATCAGCCGGGTCTCGTCCGGTTCAAGCGCGGACTGGGGGCCTCCGGGTCCTTGAAGGTCACCATGGCCAAGGACCTGACGTGA
- a CDS encoding glycosyltransferase — MTGTTVPPEATVLVIGAGAEGVHEPLGRALANARAAGWDFLGVDPSVAAAARLKGSPGDVVTWMLSAFVPQLVLVTDDVDPGGELPAGTDVLAVTSMQLVHALARVLGVPPTTWRTGQEVGADQITEPDDDSVRGLQQKLLGLRAGGLQVVEHTPRASIVIACHNLDSYAHEVMRSSLDQTFDDYEVVVVDDGSTDRTAEILRSYATNPKVRVVTQPNIGGTGRMDLVQNRLIRESRGEFVAWVGGDDVNTPRRLEVQVQAFDDDPGLDVCHAGAHFIDELGRVTGRGFRPPVPYDDLSMLRQIIHTNLVGAPSVMIRRSALERHGLFEQGLASDYHFWLKTAGILRYRYLPHVLVHYRRHSQSLSTSASGVERTVRDSMRLRSLVLAARPLVDFFPELRGGQHVRAEAEASIALGNALLQLDAQLALQAYDTALGHGSADAFHNAAIAHVFAGQADQALACARTAASLDPTCAALQEAWSGRGESQVALRQPRGHLLPAVQEARRLLGGSARRWDGTTLQTRRAYLAFAPGREDLARAALQIWSTRTHSTNPLRWILPARPGQAQDAFADLVSLAAGLSLDDAADITIEEVEDLSMLPPQEDQANVLPDTERRLVGSLSSEADLGVFTRWVGECQMDLARRGFESWLPA; from the coding sequence GTGACGGGAACAACGGTTCCGCCTGAGGCGACGGTGCTGGTCATCGGCGCGGGTGCGGAGGGGGTGCACGAACCTCTGGGGCGTGCGCTGGCGAACGCTCGTGCCGCGGGCTGGGACTTCCTGGGAGTCGACCCCTCGGTCGCTGCGGCCGCGCGCCTGAAGGGGAGCCCGGGGGACGTGGTCACCTGGATGCTGAGCGCTTTCGTCCCGCAGCTCGTCCTCGTCACCGACGACGTGGACCCCGGTGGCGAGCTGCCCGCCGGGACGGACGTCCTGGCGGTGACCTCGATGCAGCTGGTGCACGCGCTCGCGCGGGTGCTGGGCGTGCCTCCGACGACTTGGCGAACAGGCCAGGAGGTGGGCGCCGACCAGATCACCGAGCCTGACGACGACTCTGTCCGGGGGCTGCAGCAGAAGCTGCTCGGCCTGCGGGCCGGCGGGCTCCAGGTCGTCGAGCACACCCCGAGGGCGAGCATCGTGATCGCCTGCCACAACCTCGACTCCTACGCGCACGAGGTGATGCGGTCGTCGCTGGACCAGACGTTCGACGACTACGAGGTCGTCGTGGTGGACGACGGGTCGACGGACCGCACGGCTGAGATCCTGCGTTCCTACGCCACCAACCCCAAGGTGCGGGTGGTGACGCAGCCGAACATCGGCGGTACGGGGCGGATGGACCTGGTGCAGAACCGGCTGATCCGCGAATCCCGGGGTGAGTTCGTGGCCTGGGTGGGGGGCGACGACGTCAACACACCGCGCCGCCTCGAGGTGCAGGTGCAGGCGTTCGACGACGACCCGGGCCTGGACGTGTGCCACGCGGGTGCTCACTTCATCGACGAGCTGGGTCGCGTCACCGGTCGAGGGTTCCGGCCCCCGGTGCCCTACGACGACCTGAGCATGCTCCGCCAGATCATCCACACCAACCTGGTGGGGGCACCGTCGGTGATGATCCGTCGGTCCGCCCTCGAACGCCACGGGTTGTTCGAGCAGGGACTGGCGTCCGACTACCACTTCTGGTTGAAGACGGCCGGGATCCTCCGCTACCGGTACCTCCCGCACGTCCTCGTGCACTACCGACGGCACAGCCAGAGCCTGTCGACCAGCGCCTCCGGTGTCGAGCGGACGGTGCGCGACTCGATGAGGCTCCGCTCGCTCGTGCTCGCCGCTCGGCCGCTGGTCGACTTCTTCCCCGAACTGCGCGGTGGCCAGCACGTCCGGGCCGAGGCCGAGGCGTCCATCGCCCTCGGCAACGCGCTCCTGCAGCTCGATGCGCAGCTGGCGCTGCAGGCTTACGACACCGCCCTCGGGCACGGTTCGGCCGACGCGTTCCACAACGCTGCCATCGCCCACGTCTTCGCCGGGCAGGCCGATCAAGCCCTGGCCTGTGCCCGCACCGCCGCCTCCCTGGACCCCACGTGCGCGGCGCTGCAGGAGGCGTGGTCGGGGCGCGGGGAGTCCCAGGTGGCGCTGCGGCAACCGCGCGGTCACCTGCTACCGGCCGTGCAGGAGGCACGCCGACTGCTGGGTGGCTCGGCACGGCGGTGGGACGGTACGACGCTGCAGACTCGACGCGCCTACCTCGCCTTCGCTCCCGGTCGCGAGGATCTCGCCCGGGCGGCCCTGCAGATCTGGTCCACCCGGACGCACAGCACGAACCCGTTGCGCTGGATCCTGCCCGCACGCCCCGGGCAGGCTCAGGACGCGTTCGCCGACTTGGTCTCGCTCGCGGCGGGACTGTCCCTCGACGACGCAGCGGACATCACGATCGAAGAGGTGGAGGACCTGTCGATGCTCCCCCCGCAGGAGGACCAGGCCAACGTTCTGCCCGACACGGAACGGCGGCTGGTCGGCTCGTTGTCTTCAGAGGCCGACCTGGGGGTCTTCACGCGGTGGGTGGGAGAGTGCCAGATGGACCTCGCCCGACGGGGATTCGAGTCCTGGCTGCCTGCCTGA